Genomic segment of Streptomyces zhihengii:
CCGTCCATGGTCCGCTCCACGTTCAAGCTGCGCTCGAACTCGGCAACGGCTCCGAGGATTTGGAACATGAACCGCCCCACCGGGGTGGAGGTGTCCAAGCCCTGATCCAGGACGACGAGGTCCACGGCGCGCGCCTCCAGCTCGGCGGACACCTCCAACAGGTGCTTCAGGGAGCGCCCGAGCCGGTCAAGCTTCGTGATCACGAGGGTGTCCCCGGCGCGCAGCCGGGTCATGACCTTGTCCAGCTCGGGGCGGTTCGTCAGCTTGCCGCTGATCTTGTCGAGGTAGATCTCCTCGCAGCCAGCCGCTTCCAGGGCGGCGCGCTGCACGTCAAGGTTCTGATCCGTGGTGGACACGCGTCCGTAGCCGATCCTCATGCCAACTACTCTATCAAAAACGGGGGTTAGCGATACATTGATTCGGACACGGGTTGTGAGACGCGAAAACCCTGGAGTCATCGTCCAGCGCGGGAGCGTCTCGCAAACGATCGTTTACGGACGGAGCCCCAATCGGGTTCCACTGCAAGGGAGTTGACCACCACACTTGCACCAGAGCCCCGCCAGCACGATGGCTGGCGGGGCTCTGGTGTCGCAGGCAGCTACGCCTGTCGCAGTCTCAGGCGGTACGCAGAGACTGCGGACTGACGCCGATGGGCGGGTTCAGGCCGTCGAGCTTCACCGGGACGCCCACCAGGAGCGCCGCCGCGATGAGCGCCCCGTTCGTCACGTACCGCCCCGTCGCCTCCTCCATCACGTGCTTCAGGTGGTAGCTGGACGGAGAGTCGTCGGATGTGGCACTGGTCCAACCCAGTTCGCCGATCCAGTCAGCGGCCTGCTGGACAGAGGTCAAATCGGAGGCCAGGTCGGCGCGAAGGTCAGGCTCTTTGTCGGCAGGGACGAGCGTGGAGCGACCGTACCCCTCGGAAGTGAGCGTGGGGTGGGCGGTCATGAGCTGGTCGAGGTCTGACTGCGTGATGGCGGGCATGCGTACTCCTTCGGACGGGCCGGCCGGATGCCCCATGATCCCGGAAGCGGGGGGCTGTGTCCGGCGAAAGGGAACGGCAGGGGCGAGGCTCCGGGGCGGTCACGAGAACCGAGGGCGGCCACGGCCACCCCGGGGCGTCGGCCCCCCGGGGTGGCCGTGGCGGGGCCCCACGACCCGCTCTCCGTCCGTACGGCCCCTCGGGGTCCGGGGATTGCCATGGGGGCGGGAATGGGGCGCAGCGGGCGACGTGTGGCACCGGTGTCAGCGTCGACCCTCTCTCTGCGGCTCCCCACCACGGGCCGCCACGGCGACGAGGGCGGAACCAAGTGGATGTGCAGGGCTGTGCAGGGGGCTGTGCAGGGGGTGTGCAGGGGGAGGGTGCACGGAAATGATCTCTATCGCCCCATGCCAGAAGGGGTTCCGACTCCGCTGTGCAGGGCGTGCAAGGCATTTCGAAGAAACTACGCGCTATAAGAGATGAGGGGATGTCTAGTGGCTCCTAAGGGCTGCAATGGAGATTTGCCCTGCACACCCTGCACAGCGGGGCCCTAGATGCCTCCTGAACTGCGGAAACGCTGTGCAGGGTACCCCTGCACGGCCCCTGCATAGCGGCCGATGCCTGCCCGGAACGCAAGAAAGCCCCCTGCCGCATCGGCAGGGGGCTTCCGGGTGACTGCTAGCCGGTGGATGACCACGCGTCGGGGTCCGGGGCCGGCGCGGCCGTAGGGTCAAGGTGTACGCCTACGTAGTACTGCTGCTGTTTCCCTCCGTCGCGCATCCTCTTGGCGACGATCCCTGGGTACGCGGCGTAGAGATCCTGAGCGAACGTCGGCTCGGTACCCACCTTGTCGCGGCCGACCTCGTCGGTGCACCACGCCTGCCACGCCCTGAAAAGATCAGCCTTCAGGATGCGTGACTCCGGGCTGAGAATGCAGCGCTCCTCGATGAACGCGCGCACCGGCTGCGCCTTGGCCCGGTACAGGTCCCATGCGTTCTGCGCGGAACCGGGCGCCGTGAACCGCAGCCCGTTGGCTACGAGCCGGTCGTATCCCTCCAAGGCCCACCGGAGCACCCCCGGGAGTTCGCTGGCGAGGATGCGGGGCTCGATCGTGCGGTCCTCGGCGCCCTGGAAGCTCTGAGTCGTGGTCGCCACCAGCATGCGGGCGGCGAGCGCACCTGACTCGTCGGCAAACGTCGGGATGTTGTTGGACAGGATCGCGAGCCGGACCGGCAGGCGCCCGTTCCACGGATCCTTGTGCTTCACGTCGACCTGGACCGTGTCCTCACCCGTGATCATGAGGAGCTTTTCGAGGATCTGATCCTTGTCGCGAGTGGGCACGCGAGCGTCGGCGATGACCGCGAGCGACTTGCCGATGAGCTGCGACATGCCGAAGTTGGACGCGAACGCCCCCATGGTCGGGCCGGCCGTGGCCGCCGCGCCGATCATCGCGGTGAGGATCCGCATCATGAGTCCCTTGCCGGACCGGGGCGGACCGAGGAGTACGAGCATCTTCTGAAGGTCGGTACGTCCCGACAGGACGTAGCCGAACCACTCCTGGATCAGGGCAATGGAATCGGGGTCGTCACCCCAGACGCTGGCCAGGAACCCGAGCCACACGGTCGGCTCGCGTGCGTCCACCACGTAGTCGTACGGCACCGAATGCAGGTTGAACAGCTTGGGCGTGCACGGACGCATCTCCCGCGTCTCCAGGTTCAACAGCCCGTTCGCGCAGGGGAGGTACGTGCGCGCCGGCACCTCGCTCGGGTGCCCGCGCCGCCACATGGGCGCGTCGCCCCGGTCGCTCTCCTTGACCTTCGCCTGAAGGGCCTCGTTCAGGTCGGCGATCCGGCTGCGGTTGGGCGTCCACGCCACGGGGACTAACACCTCACCCTTCGCGGTGCGCACGATGTCTGGCCGGCCCACCTCAGCGTCCTTGGCCGGACGCAGGTACAGCGCATCCTCGGTGCGCTCGTACAGCCGAGCCCGCATGTCGTCGTCCGACACCGCCTCCCAGTGCGCGCCCGTCCACTCCCAGTACTGCCCGAGCCGGTAGACCAGCGTGGTCACGGCATTCCGGGAGTGCTCGATCGCGATTCTCGTCGCGACCCGGGAGGGGTACACGGGTGACGGGAGATACGGGCCGAGGTCGTCGCCGTCCCGGGACGCCATCCACGCCGTGAGGGTGTCCAGGGAGTCGTCATCGTTCGGAAGGATCGCGACCGGCGCCGACACCTCGGCCGGGGTGAACTCGTGCCCGCTGCCCGGAAGGTGGAACGGCGCGGGCTCGCCGCAGGTGGCGCACGCCTGAGGCGCCTCGTCCATGACGGTCATCAGGCGGCCCACCGCATCTCGTCGCGCTCGGCGGTCAGGTAGACCCCGGGCCGTCCGGGCACCGCGATCGGCGGCCACCCCGGAGTCGCGCGCAGCGCGTGCGCCGGGCGCGGGCGGTACGGGGCGGGCGTCTCCTTCGCGAAGGTGTGGACCCGGGAGACGTCGGCGAGCATCTGTACGAGACCCTCCTCGTCGCCGAATCGTCGCCACATCTCCGCCGCGTGCAGCGCGCTCGCGAGTCGGCGAGGGTCGTCCGGGCCGAGGGCGGCCCACTCAGGCGTCCCGTACGTCGGGAGGTCTTCGTCCGTCCATGCGATACGGGCGCCAGCCCACAGTTCCGTCAGGGCGTGCGCACTGACACGCGCCTCTGGGCTTGACTTGCGATCACTCAGGTAACCGGGCATTCTGGCTCCGTCGAGTAACTGATCTAGCCGCTGTGAACGGCTTGGTCTACGAAAAGCCCCGGTTCCCGCCGGGGCTTTCGTCTTTCACCACCACAGCCCCGGTCGCCGAGTTCGGCGCCGGGGCTGTTCGGCTGTGGAGGGGCTGGTCTAGGCGGCCTGCGAGACCGTGTCCTCATCCACCGGCGGGGCGACGGTCACCGTCCTGAAGAGGGCCCGCAGCTCGGTGATCTCGCCCCCGGTGAGCGGGGGGCGAGCGGCGACGAACGCGGCAATGAAGTCGTCCGTGGACTGCCCGGGGCTCGGGGTGTGCCAGCCGTCCATCAGGCGGCACCCCGCTTCTGGGCGGTGTCGTTCTTCGCCGTCCGCCCGTTGCGGGGGAAGGTGGCGACGAGCGGGGCGAGCGCGTCGGCGAGGGTGGTCATGCCGACCGCCTTGGCGTAGTTGTGCAGCACGCTGACAGACGGGGTGGAACGGCCGGTTTTGTACAGCGTGATCGCCGTGGAGTGCAGGCCGATCCGGCGACTGACCTCGGCGGCGGAGAGGCCGGCCGCGAGCCGGGCGGCGCGCATGGGCGTGACGTCGGGCATGGGTTCCCCCTGGTGGATTGGTGCCGAACTCGGCGGCGATGAACTCGCCCTGACCGGCCATAAGTGATCAGTTCCACTAGAAACGGCCGTAACTTGAGTGCAGGGCCGTGAG
This window contains:
- a CDS encoding recombinase family protein, whose amino-acid sequence is MRIGYGRVSTTDQNLDVQRAALEAAGCEEIYLDKISGKLTNRPELDKVMTRLRAGDTLVITKLDRLGRSLKHLLEVSAELEARAVDLVVLDQGLDTSTPVGRFMFQILGAVAEFERSLNVERTMDGLASARAKGKVGGRKNALTPAQVRHARFMRDERDEDGRPRHTVQEIADELGVGRATIYRALDPDRVG
- a CDS encoding DNA primase family protein, which gives rise to MTVMDEAPQACATCGEPAPFHLPGSGHEFTPAEVSAPVAILPNDDDSLDTLTAWMASRDGDDLGPYLPSPVYPSRVATRIAIEHSRNAVTTLVYRLGQYWEWTGAHWEAVSDDDMRARLYERTEDALYLRPAKDAEVGRPDIVRTAKGEVLVPVAWTPNRSRIADLNEALQAKVKESDRGDAPMWRRGHPSEVPARTYLPCANGLLNLETREMRPCTPKLFNLHSVPYDYVVDAREPTVWLGFLASVWGDDPDSIALIQEWFGYVLSGRTDLQKMLVLLGPPRSGKGLMMRILTAMIGAAATAGPTMGAFASNFGMSQLIGKSLAVIADARVPTRDKDQILEKLLMITGEDTVQVDVKHKDPWNGRLPVRLAILSNNIPTFADESGALAARMLVATTTQSFQGAEDRTIEPRILASELPGVLRWALEGYDRLVANGLRFTAPGSAQNAWDLYRAKAQPVRAFIEERCILSPESRILKADLFRAWQAWCTDEVGRDKVGTEPTFAQDLYAAYPGIVAKRMRDGGKQQQYYVGVHLDPTAAPAPDPDAWSSTG
- a CDS encoding helix-turn-helix domain-containing protein, which encodes MPDVTPMRAARLAAGLSAAEVSRRIGLHSTAITLYKTGRSTPSVSVLHNYAKAVGMTTLADALAPLVATFPRNGRTAKNDTAQKRGAA